From the Gemmatimonadales bacterium genome, one window contains:
- a CDS encoding aquaporin, protein MTRRLVAEFFGTFMLVFFGAGAVMTTNFPKADFGLLGVAFAYGIALAIGVTATMSISGGHLNPAVTAGMLAIRRIDAKAAGLYIVTQLAAAAVAALVLQSILPSGVSKVLALGTPSIAATTTFGTAIAIEALLTFFVMSAVLGTAVSAEAPKIAGFGIGLTLFIGVLIGGPLTGAALNPARAFGPALVSGQWISQAVYWVGPILGALVAAFLWEKVLLPKATD, encoded by the coding sequence ATGACTCGTCGGCTGGTCGCTGAGTTCTTCGGCACCTTCATGCTCGTGTTCTTCGGCGCTGGCGCCGTGATGACAACCAACTTCCCCAAGGCAGACTTCGGCTTGCTTGGCGTGGCGTTCGCCTACGGCATCGCGCTCGCCATTGGCGTCACCGCCACCATGTCGATTTCCGGCGGCCACCTGAATCCCGCGGTGACCGCTGGCATGCTCGCCATCCGGCGCATCGACGCCAAGGCCGCCGGGTTGTATATCGTCACGCAGCTCGCCGCCGCGGCGGTCGCCGCGCTGGTGCTCCAGTCCATCCTCCCCAGCGGCGTGAGCAAGGTGCTTGCCCTCGGCACCCCGTCGATCGCCGCGACGACCACCTTCGGGACCGCGATCGCCATCGAAGCGCTCCTGACCTTCTTTGTGATGAGCGCCGTGCTTGGCACCGCCGTTTCAGCGGAAGCGCCCAAGATTGCGGGATTCGGCATCGGGCTCACGCTCTTCATCGGTGTGCTCATCGGCGGCCCGCTCACCGGTGCCGCCCTGAACCCGGCGCGCGCCTTCGGCCCCGCCCTCGTGTCGGGCCAGTGGATCAGCCAGGCGGTGTATTGGGTGGGCCCGATTCTCGGCGCCCTCGTGGCGGCGTTCCTCTGGGAGAAGGTGCTCCTCCCCAAAGCGACCGACTGA
- the ccsA gene encoding cytochrome c biogenesis protein CcsA, with translation MTPDILAATRIVRRGQVLTVLGLLAAAAVYVIALFYTPVEVRQGLAQKIFYVHAPAAWGALVAFAVVGIVSILYLWLHDERLDLFAASSAEVGIAFSLVMLTTGPIWGKTVWGTWWTWDARLTLTLFLFFLFVGYLALRAAVQDRGERARFSAVVGIMGLVLVPFIHLSVYLFRTLHPQPVLLKPSAPSMPPEMLRALLSGMAAFTILYIGFVVLRYGLARLENLREGAGDAL, from the coding sequence ATGACTCCAGACATTCTTGCCGCAACCCGCATTGTCCGCCGTGGGCAGGTGCTGACGGTCCTCGGACTGCTCGCCGCCGCCGCGGTCTATGTCATCGCGCTGTTCTACACCCCAGTGGAAGTGCGCCAGGGGCTGGCCCAGAAGATCTTCTACGTCCACGCCCCGGCGGCGTGGGGCGCCCTTGTCGCCTTTGCCGTCGTCGGCATCGTGAGCATCCTCTACCTGTGGTTGCACGACGAGCGGCTGGATCTCTTTGCCGCCAGCTCGGCCGAGGTCGGCATCGCCTTTTCCCTCGTGATGCTCACCACCGGTCCGATCTGGGGCAAGACGGTCTGGGGCACCTGGTGGACGTGGGACGCGCGGCTCACCCTCACGCTCTTCCTCTTCTTCCTCTTCGTGGGGTACCTGGCGCTGCGGGCGGCGGTGCAGGACCGGGGCGAGCGGGCCCGGTTCAGCGCGGTCGTGGGGATCATGGGCCTCGTGCTCGTGCCCTTCATTCACCTGAGCGTCTACCTGTTCCGGACACTCCACCCGCAGCCGGTGCTGCTCAAGCCGAGCGCGCCCTCAATGCCGCCGGAAATGCTTCGCGCGCTGCTCTCGGGAATGGCCGCGTTCACGATCCTCTACATCGGGTTCGTTGTCCTGCGTTACGGCTTGGCACGGCTGGAGAACCTGCGCGAAGGAGCTGGCGATGCCCTTTGA
- a CDS encoding heme exporter protein CcmB, translating into MAEFLRLALAIAGKDIRLELRSRTALLSAIVFSALVLVVFNFARDPTALAAVDLAPSVLWVTFAFGAVIALNRAFYVERENAALDGILLAPVPRSSLYVGKLLANLAFVGVVEAVALPLFVLFFNVNLGHALPGILGVTALATIGFVAVGTIFSAMVVRTRFAELMLPVLLLPFMVPPLVGAVQVTAKLLAGRPLSEMVGWLRLLTLYDIGFVTLCILVFPAVVDE; encoded by the coding sequence ATGGCTGAGTTCCTGCGGTTGGCATTGGCGATTGCCGGGAAGGACATCCGGCTTGAGCTCCGGAGCCGCACCGCGCTCCTCTCGGCCATCGTCTTTTCGGCGCTCGTACTGGTCGTCTTCAACTTTGCGCGCGACCCCACCGCCCTCGCCGCCGTGGACCTCGCCCCGAGCGTCCTCTGGGTCACCTTTGCCTTCGGTGCGGTGATCGCGCTCAACCGGGCGTTCTACGTGGAGCGCGAGAACGCCGCGCTCGACGGCATCCTGCTGGCGCCGGTACCCCGCAGCTCGCTGTACGTGGGGAAGCTGCTCGCCAACCTGGCGTTTGTCGGGGTGGTGGAGGCCGTGGCGCTGCCGCTGTTTGTCCTTTTCTTCAACGTCAACCTCGGGCATGCCCTGCCGGGCATCCTCGGCGTGACGGCGCTGGCCACGATCGGGTTCGTCGCCGTGGGGACGATTTTCAGCGCCATGGTGGTGCGGACCCGTTTTGCGGAACTGATGCTGCCGGTGCTGCTGCTCCCGTTCATGGTGCCGCCGCTCGTCGGGGCGGTGCAGGTGACCGCCAAGCTGCTGGCGGGCCGCCCGTTGAGCGAGATGGTGGGCTGGCTTAGGTTACTGACGCTCTACGACATCGGTTTCGTGACCCTCTGTATCCTCGTCTTTCCGGCGGTCGTCGACGAATGA
- the ccmA gene encoding heme ABC exporter ATP-binding protein CcmA — protein sequence MTEPADAPLLSARGLVRAFGALQVLRGVDLDVRPGELLAIAGPNGAGKTTLLRLLAGLMRPSAGEVRIRGQRVTRDDPSPRRAIGLLSHHTFLYDDLTAAENLLFTAKLYGLPDAAAATRAALEEVGLSARANTPVRHLSRGLLQRAAIARALLHQPDILLLDEPFTGLDAPSADRFRALLASQLARGRALVLVSHHLAEAWELATHVAVLAGGRWALEGRRPADLTAFHTRYAELVHG from the coding sequence TTGACCGAGCCGGCTGACGCTCCGCTGCTCTCGGCGCGCGGACTCGTGCGCGCGTTCGGGGCACTGCAGGTACTGCGCGGGGTGGACCTCGACGTCCGCCCGGGCGAACTTCTGGCCATTGCGGGCCCGAACGGCGCCGGCAAGACGACGTTGCTGCGCTTGCTGGCGGGGCTCATGCGGCCGAGCGCCGGCGAGGTGCGCATTCGCGGCCAGCGGGTGACCCGCGACGACCCCTCGCCCCGCCGCGCCATCGGGCTGCTGTCGCACCACACCTTTCTCTACGACGACCTTACCGCGGCGGAGAACCTGCTGTTCACCGCCAAGCTGTACGGCCTCCCCGATGCCGCGGCTGCCACGCGCGCGGCGCTGGAGGAGGTCGGGCTGTCGGCGCGGGCCAACACCCCCGTGCGCCACCTGAGCCGCGGTCTCCTGCAGCGCGCGGCGATTGCCCGCGCGCTCCTGCACCAACCGGACATCCTCCTCCTCGACGAGCCGTTCACCGGGCTCGACGCCCCATCCGCCGACCGGTTCCGGGCATTGCTCGCGTCCCAGCTTGCCCGGGGCCGGGCCCTCGTGCTCGTCAGCCATCACCTCGCGGAAGCGTGGGAGCTGGCCACGCACGTGGCGGTGCTGGCCGGGGGGCGCTGGGCCCTGGAAGGACGGCGCCCTGCGGACCTGACGGCATTCCACACCCGCTACGCCGAGTTGGTGCATGGCTGA
- a CDS encoding response regulator yields MTDQRAPRRVLFIEDEPALRISYERFFRPRYAMTFASSGAEALARVSEEAPDVVVLDMRLPDTDGVELLRRIRESHPDVPVIITTAYVSVEPQLRVLDLAHSAYLIKPFDLDELGAAIDRAG; encoded by the coding sequence ATGACCGATCAGCGAGCACCACGGCGGGTGTTGTTCATCGAAGATGAGCCCGCCCTGCGCATCAGCTACGAACGCTTCTTCCGTCCGCGCTACGCCATGACGTTCGCGTCGTCGGGCGCGGAGGCGCTGGCGCGGGTCAGCGAGGAAGCGCCGGACGTGGTGGTTCTCGACATGCGCCTCCCGGACACCGACGGCGTCGAACTCCTCCGGCGCATCCGTGAATCCCACCCCGACGTCCCCGTCATCATCACCACCGCGTACGTGAGCGTGGAGCCACAGCTCCGCGTACTGGACCTGGCCCACAGTGCCTACCTGATCAAGCCCTTCGATCTCGATGAACTCGGCGCGGCCATTGACCGAGCCGGCTGA
- a CDS encoding STAS domain-containing protein, with protein sequence MVPDTQIVREMTAPASLGLETRATFRQAAVGVLEEMPVGESRLVIDLSGTQHVDSAGLGALMLVQRRAGERRQRVTLRSASEELRFLLMLTKLEDLFELEPKQA encoded by the coding sequence ATGGTGCCCGATACCCAGATTGTCCGAGAAATGACCGCGCCGGCTTCGTTGGGACTCGAGACCCGCGCCACCTTCCGCCAGGCCGCCGTCGGCGTCCTCGAGGAGATGCCCGTGGGGGAGAGCCGCCTGGTCATCGATCTGAGCGGCACGCAGCACGTGGACTCGGCGGGCCTCGGTGCGCTGATGCTGGTTCAGCGTCGCGCCGGCGAGCGGCGCCAGCGCGTGACCCTCCGCTCGGCGAGCGAGGAACTCCGTTTTCTTCTCATGCTCACCAAGCTCGAAGACCTCTTCGAACTGGAACCGAAGCAGGCGTAG
- the acs gene encoding acetate--CoA ligase translates to MADHLDTLLSEERRFPPPADFAARAAGTPALYDAAARDRLAFWEEQARALDWITPWKSVLQWTPPHARWFEGGTLNVAANCLDRHLAGPHRNKAAIIWEGEPGDRRVYTYWALAREVGRAANALKRLGVRRGDRVAIYLPMIPEAAIAMLACARIGAVHSVVFGGFSADSLRDRINDATATVLITADGGYRRGQVLPLKRIADEAVADCPSIRHVVVVRRRPAGEGDESFAEMTEGRDHWWHRLLDKESPNCPAEAMEAEDLLFILYTSGTTGMPKGIVHTTGGYLTQVTATTKYVFDLREEDIFWCTADVGWVTGHSYVVYGPLANGATVLMYEGAPDWPEKDRFWKIVARHGVTVFYTAPTAIRAFMKWGPAFPAKHDLSTLRLLGTVGEPINPEAWMWYHEHIGRGICPIVDTWWQTETGGIMITALPGVTTTKPGSATTPFPGISVELVDTTGKPMAKGGGFLTLTEPWPGMLRTIYGDDARFRETYWSRFPGRYFAGDGAKVDDDGYWWLLGRVDDVLNVAGHRIGTMEVESALVDHPGVAEAAVVGKAHELKGQAIAAFVTVKEGVKASAELRDDLREHVARKIGAIAKPDDVIFTADLPKTRSGKIMRRLLQDIAEGRALGDTTTLADPNVVARLKETYEDKE, encoded by the coding sequence ATGGCCGACCATCTCGACACCCTCCTCTCCGAAGAACGGCGCTTCCCCCCGCCGGCCGATTTCGCCGCGCGTGCCGCAGGCACCCCGGCGCTGTATGACGCGGCGGCCCGTGACCGGCTGGCGTTCTGGGAAGAGCAGGCCCGGGCCCTCGACTGGATAACGCCCTGGAAGAGCGTCCTCCAATGGACTCCCCCGCACGCCCGATGGTTCGAGGGGGGCACCCTGAATGTCGCCGCCAACTGCCTCGACCGGCACCTCGCCGGTCCCCACCGCAACAAGGCCGCCATCATTTGGGAAGGCGAGCCGGGCGACCGCCGGGTCTACACCTACTGGGCGCTCGCCCGCGAGGTCGGCCGCGCCGCCAACGCGCTCAAGCGGCTCGGCGTCCGCCGGGGCGACCGGGTCGCCATCTACCTGCCCATGATCCCCGAGGCCGCGATCGCGATGCTGGCGTGCGCACGCATTGGCGCGGTGCATTCGGTGGTTTTCGGCGGCTTTTCGGCGGACTCCCTGCGCGACCGGATCAACGACGCCACCGCCACCGTCCTCATCACCGCCGACGGCGGCTATCGGCGGGGACAGGTCTTGCCGCTCAAGCGCATTGCCGACGAGGCGGTGGCGGACTGCCCGAGCATTCGGCACGTGGTAGTCGTCCGTCGGCGGCCGGCCGGCGAGGGCGACGAGAGCTTCGCCGAGATGACGGAGGGCCGTGACCACTGGTGGCACCGGCTGCTCGACAAGGAGAGCCCCAACTGCCCCGCCGAAGCGATGGAGGCCGAGGACCTGCTGTTCATCCTCTACACCTCCGGCACCACCGGGATGCCGAAGGGCATCGTCCACACCACCGGGGGCTACCTCACCCAGGTGACAGCCACCACCAAGTACGTCTTCGACCTGCGTGAGGAAGACATCTTCTGGTGCACCGCGGATGTGGGTTGGGTGACCGGCCATTCGTACGTGGTGTACGGCCCGCTCGCGAACGGCGCCACCGTCCTCATGTACGAAGGCGCACCCGATTGGCCGGAGAAGGACCGGTTCTGGAAGATCGTGGCCCGGCATGGGGTGACCGTGTTCTACACGGCACCCACCGCCATTCGGGCCTTCATGAAGTGGGGCCCGGCGTTTCCCGCCAAACACGACCTGTCGACACTGCGACTCCTCGGCACCGTCGGCGAACCGATCAATCCCGAAGCGTGGATGTGGTATCACGAGCACATCGGCCGGGGAATCTGCCCCATCGTGGACACCTGGTGGCAGACCGAGACCGGCGGGATCATGATCACCGCGCTCCCCGGCGTCACCACCACGAAGCCCGGCTCCGCGACGACCCCCTTCCCGGGGATCTCCGTCGAGCTGGTGGACACCACCGGCAAGCCGATGGCCAAGGGCGGCGGATTCCTGACCCTGACGGAACCGTGGCCCGGGATGCTCCGCACTATCTACGGCGACGACGCCCGGTTTCGTGAGACGTACTGGAGCCGTTTCCCCGGTCGCTATTTCGCCGGCGACGGCGCCAAGGTGGACGACGACGGATACTGGTGGCTCCTCGGCCGGGTGGACGACGTGCTGAACGTGGCCGGGCACCGCATCGGGACGATGGAAGTGGAAAGCGCGCTGGTCGATCACCCGGGCGTGGCGGAAGCCGCCGTGGTGGGGAAGGCGCACGAACTGAAGGGACAAGCCATTGCCGCGTTTGTGACCGTCAAGGAGGGGGTCAAGGCATCGGCGGAGCTGCGCGACGACCTGCGCGAGCATGTCGCCCGGAAGATCGGCGCGATCGCCAAGCCCGACGACGTGATCTTCACCGCCGACCTGCCGAAGACCCGCAGCGGCAAGATCATGCGCCGGCTGCTGCAGGACATTGCCGAAGGACGGGCGCTGGGCGACACCACCACACTGGCGGACCCGAACGTGGTGGCACGGCTGAAGGAGACGTACGAGGACAAGGAGTAA
- a CDS encoding KUP/HAK/KT family potassium transporter, with product MTSHDNRAGHDHGTRLGALALGALGVVYGDIGTSPLYALKEAFTGSHGLSPTPANVYGVLSLVFWSLNFVISFKYIGFVMRADNRGEGGILALLALVRSRGVRGRGQAVLVALGLFGAALLYGDGVITPAISVLGAIEGLEVAAPALAHVVVPLSVLILVALFWFQRHGTDRIGRAFGPIMLVWFLSLAVLGVRGISMHPEVLRAMNPWYALDFFIEDGLRGFLILGAVVLVVTGGEALYADMGHFGRRPIQLAWFGVALPALLLNYFGQAALLIQTPGVENPFFALVPGWFLYPMIVIAAMAAVVASQALISGAFSLTRQAVQLGYSPRVTIVHTSRTEVGQIYVPEVNQALAVACILLVIGFESSSNLAAAYGIAVTGTMIITTILFYRVARDRWQWSLPVAGTLCGLFLLVDLAFFGANIVKFVDGGWFPVVVAAGVYTLMSTWKRGRDRVKALASESSLPIDLLLSDFAAHPLVRVPGTAVFLTSATDVAPSVLLHHLKHNRSLHQRVILLSIVTEEVPQVDAGDRLESTSLGEGFWRVVGHYGFMESPDVPALLTHMDSVESADVPARVFLTQSSFYLGRDTLIAARAPRTRRSAGGPRPMSYWRRVLFIVMTRNAQSATTFFGLPPNRVVELGAQIQI from the coding sequence ATGACTTCCCACGACAACCGAGCAGGGCATGATCACGGCACACGGCTGGGCGCGCTGGCGCTCGGTGCCCTCGGCGTCGTCTATGGTGACATTGGGACGAGTCCGCTCTATGCGTTGAAGGAGGCGTTCACCGGCTCGCACGGCCTCTCCCCGACTCCGGCCAACGTCTACGGCGTCCTCTCGCTGGTGTTCTGGTCGCTCAATTTCGTCATCTCCTTCAAGTACATCGGATTCGTGATGCGGGCGGACAACCGGGGGGAGGGCGGCATCCTCGCTCTTCTGGCGCTGGTCCGTTCCCGGGGGGTGCGCGGCCGGGGACAGGCCGTGCTGGTGGCCCTGGGACTCTTCGGTGCCGCCCTCCTCTACGGCGACGGGGTCATTACCCCGGCCATCAGCGTCCTGGGTGCCATCGAGGGGCTGGAGGTGGCCGCACCCGCGCTCGCCCATGTCGTCGTGCCCCTCTCGGTGCTCATTCTGGTGGCACTCTTCTGGTTCCAGCGCCATGGCACCGACCGGATCGGGCGGGCGTTCGGGCCGATCATGCTGGTCTGGTTTCTCTCGCTCGCGGTGCTCGGGGTGCGGGGCATCAGCATGCACCCGGAAGTCCTCCGGGCCATGAATCCGTGGTACGCCCTGGACTTCTTCATCGAGGATGGATTGCGGGGCTTCCTGATCCTCGGTGCCGTGGTCCTGGTTGTCACCGGCGGGGAGGCGCTCTACGCCGACATGGGGCATTTCGGCCGGCGCCCGATCCAGCTCGCCTGGTTCGGCGTCGCCCTGCCGGCCCTCCTCCTCAACTACTTCGGGCAGGCCGCCCTCCTGATCCAGACGCCGGGCGTCGAAAATCCGTTCTTCGCGCTGGTGCCGGGGTGGTTTCTCTATCCGATGATCGTCATCGCCGCGATGGCCGCGGTGGTGGCCTCACAGGCGCTGATCTCCGGCGCCTTTTCCCTCACGCGGCAAGCGGTGCAGCTGGGGTACAGTCCGCGCGTGACCATTGTCCACACCTCGCGTACCGAGGTGGGCCAGATCTATGTCCCGGAGGTCAACCAGGCGCTGGCGGTCGCGTGCATCCTCCTGGTCATCGGGTTTGAAAGCTCGTCCAACCTGGCCGCCGCGTACGGCATCGCCGTCACGGGGACGATGATCATCACCACCATCCTGTTCTATCGCGTGGCGCGCGATCGCTGGCAGTGGAGCCTCCCCGTCGCGGGCACGCTCTGCGGGCTCTTCCTCCTGGTCGACCTGGCCTTTTTTGGCGCCAACATCGTCAAGTTCGTGGATGGCGGATGGTTCCCGGTCGTGGTGGCGGCCGGCGTGTACACGCTGATGAGTACCTGGAAGCGGGGGCGGGATCGAGTCAAGGCACTGGCCAGCGAGTCCAGCCTTCCGATCGACCTGCTGTTGTCCGACTTCGCGGCGCATCCCCTGGTCCGCGTCCCGGGCACGGCGGTGTTCCTGACCTCGGCCACCGACGTGGCCCCCTCGGTGTTGCTCCACCACCTGAAGCACAACCGGTCGCTGCACCAGCGGGTCATCCTGTTGTCGATCGTGACGGAGGAGGTACCGCAAGTCGATGCGGGAGACCGTCTGGAGAGCACAAGCCTGGGAGAGGGGTTCTGGCGTGTGGTTGGACACTACGGGTTCATGGAGAGCCCCGATGTGCCGGCGCTCCTGACGCACATGGATTCAGTGGAGTCAGCAGATGTGCCTGCCCGGGTGTTCCTGACCCAGTCCTCGTTCTATCTCGGGCGGGACACCCTGATCGCCGCACGGGCGCCAAGAACCAGGCGGAGCGCCGGAGGACCCCGGCCGATGTCGTATTGGCGGCGAGTGCTGTTCATCGTCATGACGCGAAATGCGCAGTCGGCCACGACGTTCTTCGGGCTTCCACCCAATCGAGTGGTCGAACTCGGCGCGCAAATACAGATCTGA
- a CDS encoding potassium transporter Kup: MSSHHDAGQARKAGLAALALGALGVVYGDIGTSPLYAMKEAFTGAHGLPPTPENVYGVLSLIFWSLNFVISFKYIGFVMRADNRGEGGIIALLALVRSRKATGRGQAILVGLGLLGAALLYGEGIITPAISVLGAVEGIAVASPTFAHFVVPIALVILVGLFWFQHHGTDRIGKAFGPIMVIWFASIAVLGVRGITMHPEVLRAINPWYAVEFFINDRLEGFLILGAVVLVITGGEALYADMGHFGRKPIRLAWFAFALPALLLNYFGQAALLIQSPGVENPFFALAPDWFLYPMIGIATLAAIVASQALISGAFSLTRQAVQLGYSPRVTIVHTSRTEAGQIYIPEVNQALAVGCILLVLGFRSATNLAAAYGIAVTGTMAISTLLFFRVARDLWHWKLAAAALLCTLFLLVDLSFFGANIIKFADGGWFPILVAALVYTLMTTWKRGRAKLTSLAQQTSLPIDLFIADVARRPPVRVPGTAVVLTSALDVAPPVLLHHLKHNKVLHQRVILLSIVTEEVPQVSAAERVESRELGEGFWRVVGHYGFMESPDVPAFLTKLGESNLPGSPDPVFLTQTSFFLGRETLIATPRGKLPKRLPGDPRPMPYWRRKLFIIMTRNAQSAAAFFGLPPNRVVELGAQIQI; this comes from the coding sequence ATGAGCTCCCACCACGACGCAGGCCAGGCCCGCAAGGCGGGGCTCGCCGCCCTTGCCCTCGGGGCCCTCGGCGTCGTGTACGGAGACATCGGTACCAGCCCGCTGTACGCCATGAAGGAGGCGTTCACCGGGGCACACGGACTGCCACCCACCCCCGAGAACGTCTACGGGGTTCTTTCACTGATTTTCTGGTCGCTCAACTTCGTCATTTCCTTCAAGTACATCGGCTTCGTGATGCGGGCGGACAACCGGGGCGAGGGGGGCATCATCGCCCTCCTCGCCCTCGTCCGCTCCCGCAAGGCCACCGGCCGGGGACAGGCCATCCTCGTGGGGCTCGGCCTTCTCGGCGCGGCGCTGCTCTACGGCGAGGGCATCATCACCCCCGCCATCAGCGTCCTGGGCGCGGTCGAGGGCATTGCGGTGGCCTCGCCCACGTTCGCGCACTTCGTGGTGCCGATCGCCCTGGTGATCCTGGTTGGCCTGTTCTGGTTTCAGCACCACGGCACCGACCGGATCGGCAAGGCCTTCGGGCCGATCATGGTGATCTGGTTCGCGTCCATCGCCGTCCTGGGGGTCCGGGGCATCACGATGCACCCGGAAGTGCTCCGCGCCATCAACCCCTGGTACGCCGTGGAGTTCTTCATCAACGACCGCCTCGAAGGGTTCCTGATCCTCGGCGCAGTGGTGCTGGTCATTACCGGCGGCGAGGCGCTCTACGCGGACATGGGGCACTTCGGTCGCAAGCCGATCCGGTTGGCGTGGTTCGCGTTCGCCCTGCCGGCGCTCCTGCTGAACTACTTCGGGCAGGCGGCGCTCCTGATTCAGAGCCCCGGCGTTGAAAACCCCTTCTTTGCCCTGGCGCCGGATTGGTTTCTCTACCCGATGATCGGGATCGCGACGCTCGCGGCGATCGTGGCCTCGCAGGCGCTGATCTCAGGGGCGTTCTCCCTGACGCGTCAGGCCGTCCAACTCGGCTACAGTCCCCGCGTGACGATCGTGCACACGTCGCGGACCGAGGCCGGGCAGATCTATATCCCCGAGGTGAACCAGGCGCTGGCCGTCGGGTGCATCCTGCTGGTGCTCGGTTTCCGGAGCGCCACCAACCTGGCGGCGGCGTACGGCATCGCCGTCACCGGCACGATGGCGATTTCCACGCTGCTCTTCTTCCGCGTGGCGCGTGACCTCTGGCACTGGAAGCTGGCGGCCGCGGCGTTGCTCTGCACCCTGTTTCTCCTTGTCGATCTCTCCTTCTTCGGCGCGAACATCATCAAGTTTGCCGACGGCGGGTGGTTCCCGATCCTGGTGGCCGCCCTCGTGTACACGCTGATGACCACCTGGAAGCGGGGGCGCGCGAAGCTCACCTCCCTGGCACAGCAGACCAGCCTCCCGATCGACCTGTTTATCGCGGATGTGGCCAGGCGCCCGCCCGTCCGGGTACCCGGCACGGCGGTGGTTCTCACCTCCGCGCTCGACGTTGCGCCGCCGGTCCTGCTGCACCACCTCAAGCACAACAAGGTGCTCCATCAGCGGGTCATCCTCCTCTCCATCGTGACGGAGGAGGTGCCGCAGGTCTCGGCCGCGGAGCGGGTTGAGTCCCGCGAACTGGGCGAGGGGTTCTGGCGGGTGGTGGGCCACTATGGATTCATGGAGAGCCCGGACGTGCCGGCGTTCCTGACCAAGCTTGGCGAGTCGAACCTCCCGGGGTCGCCGGACCCCGTCTTCCTCACGCAGACATCCTTCTTCCTCGGCCGGGAGACGTTGATCGCCACGCCACGCGGCAAGCTCCCGAAACGGCTCCCCGGCGACCCCCGACCGATGCCGTACTGGCGGCGGAAGCTCTTCATCATCATGACGCGGAACGCGCAATCGGCCGCGGCATTCTTCGGCCTGCCACCGAACCGGGTCGTCGAGCTGGGGGCGCAGATCCAGATCTGA
- a CDS encoding vitamin K epoxide reductase family protein: MAVLSLTGLMISVYLWMFKHGYIGALACGTGECATVQLSEYSSFLGVDVALLGALAYSALLGLAMLGLQPGWIDRREPTRAMLLLAAGGVLFAAYLTGLELFVIHAICRWCVGSAVIIVLVLILTVLDHRRLARR, translated from the coding sequence GTGGCCGTGCTCAGCCTGACCGGGCTGATGATTTCTGTGTATCTCTGGATGTTCAAGCACGGGTACATCGGAGCGCTCGCCTGCGGAACGGGGGAGTGCGCCACCGTGCAACTCAGCGAGTACAGCAGTTTTCTCGGCGTGGACGTGGCGCTCCTCGGCGCGCTGGCCTACAGCGCACTTCTGGGTCTGGCGATGCTCGGCCTCCAGCCGGGTTGGATCGACCGGCGGGAACCCACGCGAGCCATGCTGCTGCTCGCGGCCGGCGGGGTGCTGTTCGCCGCGTACCTGACCGGGCTTGAGCTGTTCGTGATTCACGCGATCTGCCGGTGGTGCGTCGGATCCGCGGTCATCATCGTGCTCGTCCTGATCCTGACGGTGCTGGACCACCGCCGGCTGGCCCGTCGCTGA
- a CDS encoding thioredoxin domain-containing protein: MAGSSSLNRFYLILLVIAIGGGGLLYWQVRRNVPSISSDVVVTVADTAGFSGYYLGNEGAPIVITEYADYRCSHCQAFDLVQFPDVVRQLIQTGQVRWRYRDFPLGRNPVSTLAAHSAACADDQGKYWEQHAAIYRGGAQWSRETEPSGTFRDYAEKVGLNMKAYDECMMSAKFAGRIKASYDEGATAGVGGTPTFYVNGRLYSGNPTSDAFKRIVDSLTPAPAAAP, from the coding sequence ATGGCCGGATCCAGCTCGCTGAACCGCTTCTACCTCATCCTCCTCGTCATCGCGATTGGCGGCGGCGGGCTCCTCTACTGGCAGGTGCGCCGTAACGTGCCATCCATATCCTCGGATGTGGTGGTGACGGTGGCGGACACGGCGGGCTTTTCAGGCTACTACCTTGGTAACGAGGGCGCCCCCATCGTCATCACCGAGTACGCCGACTACCGCTGCTCCCACTGCCAGGCCTTCGACCTGGTCCAGTTTCCTGATGTGGTTCGCCAGTTGATTCAGACGGGCCAGGTGCGGTGGCGGTACAGGGATTTTCCGCTTGGCAGGAATCCGGTGTCGACGCTGGCCGCGCATTCGGCCGCCTGCGCGGACGACCAAGGCAAGTACTGGGAGCAGCACGCGGCGATCTACCGGGGCGGGGCCCAGTGGTCTCGCGAAACAGAGCCATCCGGCACCTTCCGGGATTACGCCGAGAAGGTCGGCCTCAATATGAAGGCCTATGACGAATGCATGATGTCCGCCAAGTTCGCCGGCCGCATCAAGGCGAGCTATGACGAGGGGGCGACGGCTGGCGTCGGGGGGACGCCCACCTTTTACGTGAATGGCCGCCTCTACTCGGGCAACCCGACGTCCGACGCCTTCAAGCGAATCGTCGATTCGCTCACCCCGGCACCCGCCGCCGCCCCGTGA